In one window of Tachypleus tridentatus isolate NWPU-2018 chromosome 2, ASM421037v1, whole genome shotgun sequence DNA:
- the Dnaaf5 gene encoding dynein axonemal assembly factor 5 isoform X3 gives MAKQAENSCERLLHVISRHLSCLKDDDKIVRKRSMESIKKELSGKQKTLSVKEYDKLALVLFKPFLKCICDPVERVRELSAEMIHDFVENSSNLEEISSYLIPIFVQRLGLQELLETSEEVRLLEVQTLTLLVSRLQDKMACYLNDMIKILVQTIEDQYPEVKKTSCICASQLARVIPAHFHMQSESLIKPLLRTVSHQHAKVRAVCVKAIGDVVQYGNNSSVNDVISHLAQRLFDQAPIIRQAVVCVAGRWLSELPDRYSFFSKLIPLVMTGLTDELPNIREDAENQWKYAGQKYLDENEKEVKDQLDFAKPYPDHYPSEAVRPTFGCRLLVKRHLYYILPALLRDLDDWVAATRIKSANLLYVLLLHSEESMTSHLEKLFPALKHAVCDEEREVVEKVQKSAELLGYFVKTETWSHVYLPTLSTSPGALLLLAFLIGGSPRTEMSPCLPSLADVLASPDIRYTVNSSDQLWLATCVEYLLMICGDDCIIISYQLFIILLTIQGLAEGDEKILHQVGNCLSRLADIHQVENVHKLYEFHSKHLLQHLKTSHQLWTVHSPEWAVFHTVISNGGPALENLTQEWMPMVIANLHPSKDPNLRLKLFALFSANLNSQGYLDAHLETFLKDGILVNLVWHAGRTESAMRTAVVSCLWALVQAEKLESKTVALQLPQLLNLLLSLLDNDDSTSTRLMVCKVLSRILPAVATSLDDLQKLHKLYPVLLKRMDDVCDDVRLAAMKVFPAYFQSFPSGYNATLYAAHRC, from the exons ATGGCGAAACAAGCAGAAAACTCGTGTGAACGTCTTTTACATGTAATATCGCGACATTTGAGTTGTTTAAAGGATGATGATAAAATTGTGCGTAAGCGATCTATGGAAAGTATTAAGAAAGAACTAAGTGGAAAACAGAAAACGCTATCTGTCAAAGAGTATGATAAACTTGCGTTAGTTCTTTTTAAGCCTTTTCTTAAGTGTATTTGTGATCCTGTTGAACGAGTACGCGAATTAAGCGCAGAGATGATTCATGATTTTGTAGAAAACTCTTCAAATCTAGAAGAAATTTCTTCCTATCTTATACCAATTTTTGTTCAGAGACTCGGTCTACAGGAGCTTTTAGAAACTTCTGAAGAGGTTAGGTTATTAGAAGTGCAGACTTTAACACTTTTGGTATCAAGACTTCAGGACAAGATGGCGTGTTACTTGAATGATATGATTAAAATACTGGTTCAAACGATAGAAGACCAGTATCCTGAAGTAAAGAAAACAAGTTGTATATGTGCATCACAGTTGGCTCGAGTAATACCAGCACATTTTCATATGCAATCAGAGTCACTAATCAAACCATTACTACGTACAGTGAGTCACCAACATGCTAAAGTTCGAGCAGTCTGTGTCAAAGCAATTG GTGATGTTGTTCAGTATGGAAATAACAGCTCTGTCAATGATGTAATTTCTCATCTGGCACAACGTCTGTTTGATCAGGCTCCTATCATTCGACAGGCAGTAGTTTGTGTAGCTGGTCGTTGGTTATCAGAACTTCCTGACCGCTATTCATTCTTTTCAAAGCTTATTCCATTAGTCATGACTGGTCTAACTGATGAGCTACCAAACATcag AGAAGATGCAGAAAACCAGTGGAAATATGCAGGACAAAAGTATCTGGATGAAAATGAGAAAGAGGTCAAAGACCAGCTGGACTTCGCAAAGCCATACCCTGATCACTACCCATCTGaag CTGTGCGGCCAACTTTTGGCTGCCGTTTATTGGTGAAGCGGCACTTGTACTACATTCTTCCAGCCCTTCTTCGTGATCTTGATGATTGGGTGGCGGCTACTAGAATTAAGTCTGCAAATCTTCTGTATGTCTTGTTGCTTCATTCTGAAGAGTCCATGACAAGTCACTTGGAAAAGCTATTTCCAGCTTTGAAGCATGCTGTTTGTGATGAAGAAAGAGAAGTTGTAGAAAAG GTTCAGAAGAGTGCCGAGCTTTTAGGGTACTTTGTGAAGACAGAAACTTGGTCTCATGTCTACCTCCCAACACTTAGCACATCACCTGGAGCTCTATTGTTGCTTGCTTTTTTGATTGGTGGGAGTCCAAGGACTGAAATGAGTCCGTGTTTACCATCATTGGCTGATGTATTAGCTTCTCCAGATATTAGATACACAGTGAAT TCATCGGACCAGTTATGGTTAGCCACCTGTGTTGAATATTTACTGATGATCTGTGGGGATGATTGCATTATCATCAGCTACCAGTTGTTCATCATTCTTCTTACCATACAAGGACTAGCAGAGGGAGATGAAAAGATTTTACATCAA GTGGGTAACTGTCTGTCAAGGCTTGCAGATATTCACCAGGTTGAGAATGTACATAAGCTGTATGAATTTCACTCTAAACATCTTCTCCAACATTTGAAAACGTCCCATCAATTGTGGACTGTACATAGTCCCGAATGGGCAGTTTTTCATACGGTTATTAGTAATGGAG GACCTGCTTTAGAGAACCTTACCCAAGAGTGGATGCCCATGGTGATAGCTAACCTGCATCCCAGTAAAGACCCTAACCTTCGATTAAAGTTGTTCGCCCTGTTCTCTGCCAACCTGAATTCTCAAGGGTACCTTGATGCACACTTGGAGACATTCTTGAAAGATGGTATTCTGGTTAATCTTGTGTGGCATGCTGGAAGGACAGAAAGTGCAATGAGGACAGCTGTAGTTTCCTGTCTGTGGGCATTAGTGCAAGCTGAAAAGTTAGAATCTAAAACT GTAGCTTTGCAGCTTCCTCAGTTGCTGAACCTACTGCTGTCACTACTAGACAATGATGATTCTACATCAACAAGACTGATGGTGTGCAAGGTGCTGTCTCGGATACTTCCAGCTGTGGCCACATCACTCGATGATCTTCAGAAACTGCACAAGCTATATCCTGTTCTGCTGAAGAGAATGGATGATGTGTGTGATGATGTTAGATTAGCTGCCATGAAAGTGTTTCCAGCGTACTTCCAAAGTTTTCCTTCAGGATATAATGCCACATTGTATGCTGCCCAC AGGTGCTGA
- the Dnaaf5 gene encoding dynein axonemal assembly factor 5 isoform X4, with translation MAKQAENSCERLLHVISRHLSCLKDDDKIVRKRSMESIKKELSGKQKTLSVKEYDKLALVLFKPFLKCICDPVERVRELSAEMIHDFVENSSNLEEISSYLIPIFVQRLGLQELLETSEEVRLLEVQTLTLLVSRLQDKMACYLNDMIKILVQTIEDQYPEVKKTSCICASQLARVIPAHFHMQSESLIKPLLRTVSHQHAKVRAVCVKAIGDVVQYGNNSSVNDVISHLAQRLFDQAPIIRQAVVCVAGRWLSELPDRYSFFSKLIPLVMTGLTDELPNIREDAENQWKYAGQKYLDENEKEVKDQLDFAKPYPDHYPSEAVRPTFGCRLLVKRHLYYILPALLRDLDDWVAATRIKSANLLYVLLLHSEESMTSHLEKLFPALKHAVCDEEREVVEKSSDQLWLATCVEYLLMICGDDCIIISYQLFIILLTIQGLAEGDEKILHQVGNCLSRLADIHQVENVHKLYEFHSKHLLQHLKTSHQLWTVHSPEWAVFHTVISNGGPALENLTQEWMPMVIANLHPSKDPNLRLKLFALFSANLNSQGYLDAHLETFLKDGILVNLVWHAGRTESAMRTAVVSCLWALVQAEKLESKTVALQLPQLLNLLLSLLDNDDSTSTRLMVCKVLSRILPAVATSLDDLQKLHKLYPVLLKRMDDVCDDVRLAAMKVFPAYFQSFPSGYNATLYAAHRC, from the exons ATGGCGAAACAAGCAGAAAACTCGTGTGAACGTCTTTTACATGTAATATCGCGACATTTGAGTTGTTTAAAGGATGATGATAAAATTGTGCGTAAGCGATCTATGGAAAGTATTAAGAAAGAACTAAGTGGAAAACAGAAAACGCTATCTGTCAAAGAGTATGATAAACTTGCGTTAGTTCTTTTTAAGCCTTTTCTTAAGTGTATTTGTGATCCTGTTGAACGAGTACGCGAATTAAGCGCAGAGATGATTCATGATTTTGTAGAAAACTCTTCAAATCTAGAAGAAATTTCTTCCTATCTTATACCAATTTTTGTTCAGAGACTCGGTCTACAGGAGCTTTTAGAAACTTCTGAAGAGGTTAGGTTATTAGAAGTGCAGACTTTAACACTTTTGGTATCAAGACTTCAGGACAAGATGGCGTGTTACTTGAATGATATGATTAAAATACTGGTTCAAACGATAGAAGACCAGTATCCTGAAGTAAAGAAAACAAGTTGTATATGTGCATCACAGTTGGCTCGAGTAATACCAGCACATTTTCATATGCAATCAGAGTCACTAATCAAACCATTACTACGTACAGTGAGTCACCAACATGCTAAAGTTCGAGCAGTCTGTGTCAAAGCAATTG GTGATGTTGTTCAGTATGGAAATAACAGCTCTGTCAATGATGTAATTTCTCATCTGGCACAACGTCTGTTTGATCAGGCTCCTATCATTCGACAGGCAGTAGTTTGTGTAGCTGGTCGTTGGTTATCAGAACTTCCTGACCGCTATTCATTCTTTTCAAAGCTTATTCCATTAGTCATGACTGGTCTAACTGATGAGCTACCAAACATcag AGAAGATGCAGAAAACCAGTGGAAATATGCAGGACAAAAGTATCTGGATGAAAATGAGAAAGAGGTCAAAGACCAGCTGGACTTCGCAAAGCCATACCCTGATCACTACCCATCTGaag CTGTGCGGCCAACTTTTGGCTGCCGTTTATTGGTGAAGCGGCACTTGTACTACATTCTTCCAGCCCTTCTTCGTGATCTTGATGATTGGGTGGCGGCTACTAGAATTAAGTCTGCAAATCTTCTGTATGTCTTGTTGCTTCATTCTGAAGAGTCCATGACAAGTCACTTGGAAAAGCTATTTCCAGCTTTGAAGCATGCTGTTTGTGATGAAGAAAGAGAAGTTGTAGAAAAG TCATCGGACCAGTTATGGTTAGCCACCTGTGTTGAATATTTACTGATGATCTGTGGGGATGATTGCATTATCATCAGCTACCAGTTGTTCATCATTCTTCTTACCATACAAGGACTAGCAGAGGGAGATGAAAAGATTTTACATCAA GTGGGTAACTGTCTGTCAAGGCTTGCAGATATTCACCAGGTTGAGAATGTACATAAGCTGTATGAATTTCACTCTAAACATCTTCTCCAACATTTGAAAACGTCCCATCAATTGTGGACTGTACATAGTCCCGAATGGGCAGTTTTTCATACGGTTATTAGTAATGGAG GACCTGCTTTAGAGAACCTTACCCAAGAGTGGATGCCCATGGTGATAGCTAACCTGCATCCCAGTAAAGACCCTAACCTTCGATTAAAGTTGTTCGCCCTGTTCTCTGCCAACCTGAATTCTCAAGGGTACCTTGATGCACACTTGGAGACATTCTTGAAAGATGGTATTCTGGTTAATCTTGTGTGGCATGCTGGAAGGACAGAAAGTGCAATGAGGACAGCTGTAGTTTCCTGTCTGTGGGCATTAGTGCAAGCTGAAAAGTTAGAATCTAAAACT GTAGCTTTGCAGCTTCCTCAGTTGCTGAACCTACTGCTGTCACTACTAGACAATGATGATTCTACATCAACAAGACTGATGGTGTGCAAGGTGCTGTCTCGGATACTTCCAGCTGTGGCCACATCACTCGATGATCTTCAGAAACTGCACAAGCTATATCCTGTTCTGCTGAAGAGAATGGATGATGTGTGTGATGATGTTAGATTAGCTGCCATGAAAGTGTTTCCAGCGTACTTCCAAAGTTTTCCTTCAGGATATAATGCCACATTGTATGCTGCCCAC AGGTGCTGA
- the Dnaaf5 gene encoding dynein axonemal assembly factor 5 isoform X1 gives MAKQAENSCERLLHVISRHLSCLKDDDKIVRKRSMESIKKELSGKQKTLSVKEYDKLALVLFKPFLKCICDPVERVRELSAEMIHDFVENSSNLEEISSYLIPIFVQRLGLQELLETSEEVRLLEVQTLTLLVSRLQDKMACYLNDMIKILVQTIEDQYPEVKKTSCICASQLARVIPAHFHMQSESLIKPLLRTVSHQHAKVRAVCVKAIGDVVQYGNNSSVNDVISHLAQRLFDQAPIIRQAVVCVAGRWLSELPDRYSFFSKLIPLVMTGLTDELPNIREDAENQWKYAGQKYLDENEKEVKDQLDFAKPYPDHYPSEAVRPTFGCRLLVKRHLYYILPALLRDLDDWVAATRIKSANLLYVLLLHSEESMTSHLEKLFPALKHAVCDEEREVVEKVQKSAELLGYFVKTETWSHVYLPTLSTSPGALLLLAFLIGGSPRTEMSPCLPSLADVLASPDIRYTVNSSDQLWLATCVEYLLMICGDDCIIISYQLFIILLTIQGLAEGDEKILHQVGNCLSRLADIHQVENVHKLYEFHSKHLLQHLKTSHQLWTVHSPEWAVFHTVISNGGPALENLTQEWMPMVIANLHPSKDPNLRLKLFALFSANLNSQGYLDAHLETFLKDGILVNLVWHAGRTESAMRTAVVSCLWALVQAEKLESKTVALQLPQLLNLLLSLLDNDDSTSTRLMVCKVLSRILPAVATSLDDLQKLHKLYPVLLKRMDDVCDDVRLAAMKVFPAYFQSFPSGYNATLYAAHVREIYQGLLVHLDDPEVKIQDNVLEVLKQISIISSSVLLTEAKKAQSMHRDPSHCRALIEHLEHLELNQDEPN, from the exons ATGGCGAAACAAGCAGAAAACTCGTGTGAACGTCTTTTACATGTAATATCGCGACATTTGAGTTGTTTAAAGGATGATGATAAAATTGTGCGTAAGCGATCTATGGAAAGTATTAAGAAAGAACTAAGTGGAAAACAGAAAACGCTATCTGTCAAAGAGTATGATAAACTTGCGTTAGTTCTTTTTAAGCCTTTTCTTAAGTGTATTTGTGATCCTGTTGAACGAGTACGCGAATTAAGCGCAGAGATGATTCATGATTTTGTAGAAAACTCTTCAAATCTAGAAGAAATTTCTTCCTATCTTATACCAATTTTTGTTCAGAGACTCGGTCTACAGGAGCTTTTAGAAACTTCTGAAGAGGTTAGGTTATTAGAAGTGCAGACTTTAACACTTTTGGTATCAAGACTTCAGGACAAGATGGCGTGTTACTTGAATGATATGATTAAAATACTGGTTCAAACGATAGAAGACCAGTATCCTGAAGTAAAGAAAACAAGTTGTATATGTGCATCACAGTTGGCTCGAGTAATACCAGCACATTTTCATATGCAATCAGAGTCACTAATCAAACCATTACTACGTACAGTGAGTCACCAACATGCTAAAGTTCGAGCAGTCTGTGTCAAAGCAATTG GTGATGTTGTTCAGTATGGAAATAACAGCTCTGTCAATGATGTAATTTCTCATCTGGCACAACGTCTGTTTGATCAGGCTCCTATCATTCGACAGGCAGTAGTTTGTGTAGCTGGTCGTTGGTTATCAGAACTTCCTGACCGCTATTCATTCTTTTCAAAGCTTATTCCATTAGTCATGACTGGTCTAACTGATGAGCTACCAAACATcag AGAAGATGCAGAAAACCAGTGGAAATATGCAGGACAAAAGTATCTGGATGAAAATGAGAAAGAGGTCAAAGACCAGCTGGACTTCGCAAAGCCATACCCTGATCACTACCCATCTGaag CTGTGCGGCCAACTTTTGGCTGCCGTTTATTGGTGAAGCGGCACTTGTACTACATTCTTCCAGCCCTTCTTCGTGATCTTGATGATTGGGTGGCGGCTACTAGAATTAAGTCTGCAAATCTTCTGTATGTCTTGTTGCTTCATTCTGAAGAGTCCATGACAAGTCACTTGGAAAAGCTATTTCCAGCTTTGAAGCATGCTGTTTGTGATGAAGAAAGAGAAGTTGTAGAAAAG GTTCAGAAGAGTGCCGAGCTTTTAGGGTACTTTGTGAAGACAGAAACTTGGTCTCATGTCTACCTCCCAACACTTAGCACATCACCTGGAGCTCTATTGTTGCTTGCTTTTTTGATTGGTGGGAGTCCAAGGACTGAAATGAGTCCGTGTTTACCATCATTGGCTGATGTATTAGCTTCTCCAGATATTAGATACACAGTGAAT TCATCGGACCAGTTATGGTTAGCCACCTGTGTTGAATATTTACTGATGATCTGTGGGGATGATTGCATTATCATCAGCTACCAGTTGTTCATCATTCTTCTTACCATACAAGGACTAGCAGAGGGAGATGAAAAGATTTTACATCAA GTGGGTAACTGTCTGTCAAGGCTTGCAGATATTCACCAGGTTGAGAATGTACATAAGCTGTATGAATTTCACTCTAAACATCTTCTCCAACATTTGAAAACGTCCCATCAATTGTGGACTGTACATAGTCCCGAATGGGCAGTTTTTCATACGGTTATTAGTAATGGAG GACCTGCTTTAGAGAACCTTACCCAAGAGTGGATGCCCATGGTGATAGCTAACCTGCATCCCAGTAAAGACCCTAACCTTCGATTAAAGTTGTTCGCCCTGTTCTCTGCCAACCTGAATTCTCAAGGGTACCTTGATGCACACTTGGAGACATTCTTGAAAGATGGTATTCTGGTTAATCTTGTGTGGCATGCTGGAAGGACAGAAAGTGCAATGAGGACAGCTGTAGTTTCCTGTCTGTGGGCATTAGTGCAAGCTGAAAAGTTAGAATCTAAAACT GTAGCTTTGCAGCTTCCTCAGTTGCTGAACCTACTGCTGTCACTACTAGACAATGATGATTCTACATCAACAAGACTGATGGTGTGCAAGGTGCTGTCTCGGATACTTCCAGCTGTGGCCACATCACTCGATGATCTTCAGAAACTGCACAAGCTATATCCTGTTCTGCTGAAGAGAATGGATGATGTGTGTGATGATGTTAGATTAGCTGCCATGAAAGTGTTTCCAGCGTACTTCCAAAGTTTTCCTTCAGGATATAATGCCACATTGTATGCTGCCCACGTAAGAGAAATCTACCAGGGCTTGTTAGTGCATTTAGATGACCCAGAGGTCAAGATACAAGACAATGTATTAG AGGTGCTGAAACAAATCTCCATCATATCATCTTCAGTTTTACTGACAGAAGCAAAGAAAGCACAATCTATGCACCGAGATCCGTCTCACTGCAGAGCACTAATTGAGCATTTAGAACATCTGGAACTCAACCAAGATGAACCAAACTAA
- the Dnaaf5 gene encoding dynein axonemal assembly factor 5 isoform X2 → MAKQAENSCERLLHVISRHLSCLKDDDKIVRKRSMESIKKELSGKQKTLSVKEYDKLALVLFKPFLKCICDPVERVRELSAEMIHDFVENSSNLEEISSYLIPIFVQRLGLQELLETSEEVRLLEVQTLTLLVSRLQDKMACYLNDMIKILVQTIEDQYPEVKKTSCICASQLARVIPAHFHMQSESLIKPLLRTVSHQHAKVRAVCVKAIGDVVQYGNNSSVNDVISHLAQRLFDQAPIIRQAVVCVAGRWLSELPDRYSFFSKLIPLVMTGLTDELPNIREDAENQWKYAGQKYLDENEKEVKDQLDFAKPYPDHYPSEAVRPTFGCRLLVKRHLYYILPALLRDLDDWVAATRIKSANLLYVLLLHSEESMTSHLEKLFPALKHAVCDEEREVVEKSSDQLWLATCVEYLLMICGDDCIIISYQLFIILLTIQGLAEGDEKILHQVGNCLSRLADIHQVENVHKLYEFHSKHLLQHLKTSHQLWTVHSPEWAVFHTVISNGGPALENLTQEWMPMVIANLHPSKDPNLRLKLFALFSANLNSQGYLDAHLETFLKDGILVNLVWHAGRTESAMRTAVVSCLWALVQAEKLESKTVALQLPQLLNLLLSLLDNDDSTSTRLMVCKVLSRILPAVATSLDDLQKLHKLYPVLLKRMDDVCDDVRLAAMKVFPAYFQSFPSGYNATLYAAHVREIYQGLLVHLDDPEVKIQDNVLEVLKQISIISSSVLLTEAKKAQSMHRDPSHCRALIEHLEHLELNQDEPN, encoded by the exons ATGGCGAAACAAGCAGAAAACTCGTGTGAACGTCTTTTACATGTAATATCGCGACATTTGAGTTGTTTAAAGGATGATGATAAAATTGTGCGTAAGCGATCTATGGAAAGTATTAAGAAAGAACTAAGTGGAAAACAGAAAACGCTATCTGTCAAAGAGTATGATAAACTTGCGTTAGTTCTTTTTAAGCCTTTTCTTAAGTGTATTTGTGATCCTGTTGAACGAGTACGCGAATTAAGCGCAGAGATGATTCATGATTTTGTAGAAAACTCTTCAAATCTAGAAGAAATTTCTTCCTATCTTATACCAATTTTTGTTCAGAGACTCGGTCTACAGGAGCTTTTAGAAACTTCTGAAGAGGTTAGGTTATTAGAAGTGCAGACTTTAACACTTTTGGTATCAAGACTTCAGGACAAGATGGCGTGTTACTTGAATGATATGATTAAAATACTGGTTCAAACGATAGAAGACCAGTATCCTGAAGTAAAGAAAACAAGTTGTATATGTGCATCACAGTTGGCTCGAGTAATACCAGCACATTTTCATATGCAATCAGAGTCACTAATCAAACCATTACTACGTACAGTGAGTCACCAACATGCTAAAGTTCGAGCAGTCTGTGTCAAAGCAATTG GTGATGTTGTTCAGTATGGAAATAACAGCTCTGTCAATGATGTAATTTCTCATCTGGCACAACGTCTGTTTGATCAGGCTCCTATCATTCGACAGGCAGTAGTTTGTGTAGCTGGTCGTTGGTTATCAGAACTTCCTGACCGCTATTCATTCTTTTCAAAGCTTATTCCATTAGTCATGACTGGTCTAACTGATGAGCTACCAAACATcag AGAAGATGCAGAAAACCAGTGGAAATATGCAGGACAAAAGTATCTGGATGAAAATGAGAAAGAGGTCAAAGACCAGCTGGACTTCGCAAAGCCATACCCTGATCACTACCCATCTGaag CTGTGCGGCCAACTTTTGGCTGCCGTTTATTGGTGAAGCGGCACTTGTACTACATTCTTCCAGCCCTTCTTCGTGATCTTGATGATTGGGTGGCGGCTACTAGAATTAAGTCTGCAAATCTTCTGTATGTCTTGTTGCTTCATTCTGAAGAGTCCATGACAAGTCACTTGGAAAAGCTATTTCCAGCTTTGAAGCATGCTGTTTGTGATGAAGAAAGAGAAGTTGTAGAAAAG TCATCGGACCAGTTATGGTTAGCCACCTGTGTTGAATATTTACTGATGATCTGTGGGGATGATTGCATTATCATCAGCTACCAGTTGTTCATCATTCTTCTTACCATACAAGGACTAGCAGAGGGAGATGAAAAGATTTTACATCAA GTGGGTAACTGTCTGTCAAGGCTTGCAGATATTCACCAGGTTGAGAATGTACATAAGCTGTATGAATTTCACTCTAAACATCTTCTCCAACATTTGAAAACGTCCCATCAATTGTGGACTGTACATAGTCCCGAATGGGCAGTTTTTCATACGGTTATTAGTAATGGAG GACCTGCTTTAGAGAACCTTACCCAAGAGTGGATGCCCATGGTGATAGCTAACCTGCATCCCAGTAAAGACCCTAACCTTCGATTAAAGTTGTTCGCCCTGTTCTCTGCCAACCTGAATTCTCAAGGGTACCTTGATGCACACTTGGAGACATTCTTGAAAGATGGTATTCTGGTTAATCTTGTGTGGCATGCTGGAAGGACAGAAAGTGCAATGAGGACAGCTGTAGTTTCCTGTCTGTGGGCATTAGTGCAAGCTGAAAAGTTAGAATCTAAAACT GTAGCTTTGCAGCTTCCTCAGTTGCTGAACCTACTGCTGTCACTACTAGACAATGATGATTCTACATCAACAAGACTGATGGTGTGCAAGGTGCTGTCTCGGATACTTCCAGCTGTGGCCACATCACTCGATGATCTTCAGAAACTGCACAAGCTATATCCTGTTCTGCTGAAGAGAATGGATGATGTGTGTGATGATGTTAGATTAGCTGCCATGAAAGTGTTTCCAGCGTACTTCCAAAGTTTTCCTTCAGGATATAATGCCACATTGTATGCTGCCCACGTAAGAGAAATCTACCAGGGCTTGTTAGTGCATTTAGATGACCCAGAGGTCAAGATACAAGACAATGTATTAG AGGTGCTGAAACAAATCTCCATCATATCATCTTCAGTTTTACTGACAGAAGCAAAGAAAGCACAATCTATGCACCGAGATCCGTCTCACTGCAGAGCACTAATTGAGCATTTAGAACATCTGGAACTCAACCAAGATGAACCAAACTAA
- the hoip gene encoding NHP2-like protein 1 hoip, which translates to MSEEVNPKAYPLADATLTTKILNIVQQASNYKQLKKGANEATKTLNRGLAEIIVMAADAEPLEILLHLPLLCEDKNVPYIFVKSKHALGRACGVSRPVIACSVTVNEGSQLKPQIQVLQQEIEKLLV; encoded by the exons ATG TCTGAAGAAGTTAACCCTAAAGCCTACCCTCTTGCTGACGCAACTTTGACGACCAAGATTCTGAATATCGTTCAGCAGGCGTCTAACTATAAGCAGCTGAAGAAAGGAGCCAATGAAG CCACCAAGACATTAAATCGAGGCTTAGCAGAGATCATTGTCATGGCTGCTGATGCTGAACCTCTTGAGATTTTACTTCATTTGCCATTGCTGTGTGAAGATAAG aatGTCCCATACATTTTTGTGAAGTCCAAACATG CATTGGGCCGAGCTTGTGGAGTATCTCGACCAGTTATAGCTTGTTCAGTGACTGTCAACGAAGGGTCTCAGCTGAAGCCGCAGATCCAGGTCTTACAACAAGAAATAGAAAAGCTGCTTGTATGA